The Gymnogyps californianus isolate 813 chromosome 3, ASM1813914v2, whole genome shotgun sequence genomic sequence agaaaagcatgcttgaaagaggaggagagttTGACAACATTATGAGGCAGTGAAATGTGGGTGAGATTGGAAACTGTTCTATGAAAACAATAGAAAATGTGCATCAAATTTCACATACCCTGAAAGTAAaagcaagctttaaaaaaacaaaacaaaacctaccTAGAAAGCAAGGGACTCGTTCTTCAGGTACTTTTTCTGGTACGTGTTAATAAGACCTGGACTCTGTATTTCATATCTTATTTCATTATGTACCCGAAGCTGTGCCTGTTTACTAGCTAGAAATTTTTCTATGCTGACAAGACTTCTCCCTTCAGCATGTCCATTTGTGCCAGGAGactggcagaaagaaagagacttgACTTGTAGCTAAATCTCAAACATTGTACTATTGACCTTTTTACATACCTTCTTTGTACTCAAATCAATCttatgttctttgtttttctattcCCTACTTtgatatgtgtgtatatacatgtcTAATGTACATCCATTAATTCTTTTAGAACATTATGTTGATGCAGAAGATGAGCCTGTGGAGTTGTTTGTAGTAACAGTAGAAGAGGAGTCTTTGTTTCAGGCTGCTTATCCTGATGTTGTTGCCCTTTATCAAGTGGAAAAATCAGAAgttctgaagaagaaacagaaaagtaagtCCAAAAGCTTATTTCTTATGAACTTATGGGTCTTGCCAGAATAcaagaagcaaaagcagcaaacatTTCTCCCACTGTTGAGCAATATCATGTTTTGTCAAGATCAGGGCATGGTATCTTGCAGGGACTGTGCTTTTATCTTACCATTTTATACTTTAGCGCTAGGAAATCTGAACTGTGGTTAATATGCCATTTTGATATgccctctttatttttttcagacaggaaagacagaccaaaagaaaaggaattatcAAATGTGTATGATGAAGTTAGTGATCTTCTGTctcaaatgaatttaaaatctaGATGTGGAATTCTTCCTGTGCAAGACTCCATGTCAGATATAAAAACTCCTCCAGAAGATCAGATACACCAGAGAAGTACTGAATCAAAAGACCTAGTGTTAGCTGCAGCTTCCTGCATAACAACTGTTCAAATGCCAGCATCAGCAGCTACTCTTTCTCTGACTACATCACCTTACTCGCTCTTACAGAGTACGTTGGCTGACTCATCTGTATTGCCAGCACAATTTACTAAAAATTCAGGGATatcatcctcttcctctgtaACAGCTGGTCTACAACTAAGCAGTATTGATTGGAAAGAAACCACCTTCAGCGCTTCACCAGCCTGTGGGGCTGATGCCCGTGATCCAGCAGCTGACTTAACTACATGCATAAAACACTCGCATCCACTAGGTCATGAAACAGTAAGAAATAGCTCAGAATATTCTGATGCTATGCAGTCTGATCAACATCATTCTGATAGTGCAGATGATTTGGTTTCAGATGATGCTATGGGACAACTTCAGAAGTGGTCTTTAAGTGAGCGAATACTTAAGACTTCCATTCCATCAAAGCCTTTGTTGTCGGAAGATGTAATGCAACTGGAGTCTGTGAAAcgttttaaacaaacaaaagaaacattgaaTCCTGATAAAGATTATGTCTCTTCCTCGTGTCAGTTAAATAAACTAGTGcaggaaagtaaaaatgtgCTATCGGAAAACTATGCAAGGGAATCCAGCACACACATTTATCAAGGTCAGTACAAAAAAGCTGACAGCCTGGCTGAAATGATGCAAAAAGACCGTAATATAAGCAGTTCAACATCTCTAGCCCTCAGTGAGCAAACAGAGACACTGCATCCTGGGTGTGAAATGTTTCCAGTGTCTCAAAAGCCAGCAGATGTTGTAACTGGCTGTCACATTAAAAAAGCTTGTATTCAAACTACTTGGAAAACTTCTTGTAAAAGGAGTGTGTGTCAGAACAGATGTTCTTCTAGTGAAGACAGCGATGATGGgaatatgaataaaaatctgatttatgagcagcagaaaaggcaaCTGAATCCTGGTcagtttaaaaaatcttttacaaagaaaaggagtaaCATGTTACTagcaaaagaacaaacagtGACTCAGCCCTTATAAttaaagggaagaagaaaatgaccaatttaaaaaaagctggtAATAGTTTCTCATTGCAAGTATCTCCAAAACCATCCTCTGTAGGGGAAGTTAATTGTTCCCCAAGTCCAGAACAACCATTTGAGAGGTCGGGTTCTGGTCCCATGCAGCAAGCCAAAAGTGCTGTTCTGACTTATGCATGGGCAGACAGTCCCCTTCCCCTGTCTGAAAGACTAAAAGGAAGAATCGAAATCAATTAGGTTCTCCATAAAATAGATTATGATAACAATTAACTCTGAACCTTCAGCTCTTACAGAGTTCTTCCTCAAAGTTTCTGCAGTATGCTCTATCAATTTTAAGTGGACACAGTTTTGATGAATAAGAAGTGCTGTGAAATACTGCATACTGGAACTAAAGTTTGAAACTAAAATGTTAGCAAAAGTACCAAATAGCTGATTATAGGCAAGTGCCAGTTATTCTGGACTTGGTTACATGCTGAACTTGATACATAAGCATCAGGATATAGTATACAAGGGAGCAGGGAGGTTTATTTACGAAGTAAGAAGGGTTTTTTCCCAGCCAGTTGTGAGGATTTTGTGTACAGCTATTAGTCCTTCTGCTTATAAAACCACTTATTAAAATAGTGCCTGCACTGCTGTTGGATATTCTTAATAAGACAAAGTGATGCAGctctttcaaactgaaattttccattctgCTCCACTAACTtaattttgctggttttaaaatgGGTTTTCAAATCCTGCGATGCTGGTTTGTTGATTATCTCTGACGGACCAGATAGAGACACACAGCAGATGTACCTTGCAGGGTAGCTAAATTTATATCTGCCATGCTCTATAATAAATTGTAAGTGTGTGCATTTTCCAAAGAATGGAATAAGCCATGTAAGGATATTCTGGTTTTGTAGCTGTCATATCTAATCTTTAAGGAAATTTGATGGCTGTTTTAATCAAACATTTATAGTTtggggcatttttttcttaaagaagataTGAAATCCCATATAACACTCACTTCTACTTAGAATGAAGGTTAAGTTACAGAAAATCAAAATCTAATTATGATATTGCAGATTCTTTGAATAATATgtaaagatttgttttttaaaggggGAACTTGAATACAATTACGTTTTTGAAGGTGTTCTTCCTGCCTCTTTAATATAGCAGCAGTCTCTGTTCATACACAAAAGAAAGCTGTCTTCAACAGCTTATTAGAAAATGCCTCCTTGCCTGCATTTAAGTGGTCATAACTTTTTCTATGGACCAACCAGAAGGAAGGCCACCCTTACCAAGATATAATGTTAACAATAGAAATTTGGAATATCCATGCCTTAATGAAaaagttaattcttttttcatgaAGGCTAAGGCTTTAAAAGTTAGGAAGCTAAATTCCAGATGTGTTTAAGGAAGAAATAGGTAGTTTGTAGATAATGTAATCTGTAATTAGCCAAAATGGTagtttcttattttcctctgttggCAGGTGGAGAAAGTTTATTTATCATTGATTTTTCCAAATGAGAAATGTATTATGGAAATGAGCAAAAAATCCAGAATATTGGAAACTTATTATCAGTTTTGAAGTTGCTCTCTCTCTTCTGGAGACTCTTAACCACCTAGCTGATGTGAGAGGGTAGCTAGAAGAATAGAATTGCTAGGGAGAATAAGAGTAGCAGTCACTTGGGGACCATAAATTGAGAGATTCCTTATGCAGTGGTCAGTAGTGGAGAGATCAGACcattttttgtggaaaaacatTGTTATTGGTTGTGTATGattcttttccttgctgctgaCTTTGAATACTGAAAGTTGGAATCAAGAGtttgaattttcattaataaaaatgccaACATCATGTGAATGACCTCACTTTTGTTCCCTCCCAGTGTATGGGAATGCGCCCTTTTGTTGGAGGGATCATACATTTTCACCCACAGTGTGTGGGTTTCTGTGTTTTAGGGTTTTCTTTGGAATTGGGGGGCAAGAGCGGTTTTTggagggtttttgtttgttttccaaatccGGCGGGGGCGACTGCTTTAATGGATGATTCGCTGAAAATATTGTGCCAGAATTACGACAAGTTCATGTTTTGCGGAtgatgaaaaccagaaatgagATATAATCATAAGATATTAagaactgcagaggaaaaaaaagagactatgTTGCTGATTATTGCTACAAATTAATCTGGTTTCATAAGTACAGTTCAagcatgaaaagcagaaaaaattcatttttttcatttgcaatgcATCTCAATTTTGTGCAAGTTTTCTGCCACTACTTTAGAAGCAGCAATAGCTGTGAAAACAACTGTATAGGATGCCCTCTCTCACTTAGGCTATAGCTGCTCATTGCAGCAAATAAACACAAGAACATTTATCATTGGGGGTGACTGTTGCTTGAATTAAACTTGTGATTCGTTACAGAAGGGAGattacagtttttaaagtgttttgattTCTCATCTTTCTGTAACTTAGTCTAAGGATTAGggatgatttttcttccttggaaCTGTTTTTACCGTGCCAAAGCTGACTGCTTTGCAACCTCTCACACTTGTGCAGATGATGTTTAAATAAATTGAGTGGGTGTAACAGAGAACTTTCTTCTGCAGGAAATATTCCTACAAGATTATGTTAAACTGGCTGTGAGTATAAATGAATGTGATGCATCAGCCTGATGACcctgaatatattttcatttattatctgTCCTGGTCAGCCCAAACAGGCTGTGTCAGGGTGCTTCATGTAAAGTAATAAAGATATACCTGCTATGGAGGTGGGGCAAGTAAAGGATGCGTCGTTCTTCAAGTACTTTTCTGAAAGTTTGTCTGCAGAACTGCTGTACCAGCCCGAGTGCTTCACCTGGTCTGTCACTGCTGATGTTGGCATCCCTCTACCTTGAATGATTCCTGCAGAGAGAGAGTGCAGAGTCATAGGTTCTGTCTTAGCAGTATAAATGTCATTATTTCCACTTATAAACAGTATTAAACATCTGCTTAGATGTAGCAAATATATTTAGCATAGCTTAACAAAGGGAAACATTTATTTGGCATTCCTTGTGATTGTAACTCACTATTTCAGGTCCACGAGGAATcaaccagaaaggaaaataaatactgtttacATGGAATATATGCATAGAGAGctacaaaaaatataatttaaaaaccaaaataaaacagcctTCAATGTCTATATATCCCACTATCAAGCTACACATGCTCTTActtttttcattggaaaatattcttgaaaTATCAACATGTGTGAACATgcttaacaaaaggaaaaaatcactttcattGCATTTACCAATTTCTACTTTGTTGATAGAATTGATGAACTCGATAAATCTTTTGCTAGTTAACAGAGAAATTTCCCAATTTGGGAAGGGGTTTATTTAACTTTGAGGATTTGCACAGGCTTGGCTCTGCTCTTACGTCAAGAAAGGTGCTTGGAAACATAGTGGTGAAAGAGACTCATGGCAGCTGTTACTTGAGACAAGATAGTCTTTTCATGTCTAAAAAGGTGTCAAACCCTGCTGTATTATATCAGCAGATAAAAGGAAACCGGTTAGAATATTATTGAGAGTTGTTATAAACCCAAGTGCTACTGACAAAACAGTAAACTCAGTGCTAGATTTAGCgctttttccttcaggaaacaAAACGCTTTAACTGTTTCACgaaaacaaaattatgatgGGTGACAGAACCACTCTTTGCACAGTTCTCTTACTCATGTATTCTGCACTGTAGCTACTACCAGTACTGAACTTAATTTAACTTAGTAAGATTAATCACATATCAAACTTTAAAAGTTCTTTAAACCCAAGCCTTGTCTCCACACACCCCCAATTTCCCTTGACGGAGTTGGAGAGATTTTGTCAGTTCAAAGACTGAGCACAGCTGGGAAAAGGGACACACCTTTGAAAATTTTGCTCCATGAAAACGGCTACCTATACTAAAATTCCACCTGATGGATATTTAAAGTGAATTAGCTGCCTGACTAAAAtacagtgaaggaaaagaagctaACCAGGGATATTTTTAATGCCAAGATAGCGTAGAAGTAGCTGTATGTTAgcatttatgttattttaatatcttattttaaaatgcaatttgctCTGCTAGAGCACCTCCCCAGCCAAGCTCGAAGCCCAGTTAGTTGTCCAATTTACCAAACATTCTTGACAAAGGTTGGATCTGTGGCAAGCTATGGGTGTTCTTTAGGACATGGTGGGAGGAACTGTGAGCGTGGTCTGCTTTGAATAAATTTGTGGGCAAACTTACTAGATGAACCCTTACGTGctgtcttcttcctccatcccaACACCCCAGTGCTGCCTTGGCAGTGACACCACGTAACAAATAACAGACAGACAAGATAGCCCAAACCCTAGAAACTGTCCAAGTTTTATCTGCTGCAAAAACATGAAATTTGTGGCCTCGTTTCAGGTCAAATTCAGGCTGTGTTCCAGTCCAGCATGAATGCCAGGTCTCAGAGCAGCTTTAGCCTTTAAGCCTCTCTCTCACTCAGCCCACTGCGATGTGTTgtagacattttctttgaatCTTTTGCACTGATGAGCTAAATTCGCTGCTTGATCTGCAGCTGGGTGGAAAAGAGCCCTCTGCTCAGGCTCAGATTCCCCAAAGCCTGGAGTTTAATGGAACAAAGGGCTCCAGGAGTTACAGCCACGTGCACACCTACAGTACAGGGGATTTATAAGACTTTTCATCCAGGCTAACATGACACTAGTTTTTGTAATTGTTGAATGGCCTCTTTACCAAGACCTGCCAGTTAGAAACAGGGGAGATGATGGTCTATTTTCTTGTAATTAGTTACAGGGCTGATGTCTCAGTATGACCTAGGAAGACACTGCTGAGGAGGACAGCATCTTTCATATGAGATGCTGCTGAATGAATGGGCAATTAGCAGTTCATAGATGACTGTATGGCACTGGGACAGttttattaattgcatttttctaTACCTAAattgtttttgtggtttaacTATGGGTAAACCTTACTTCTCTCCAGAAAGCTTGCTTAGCAGTACAGGCTGCCAGTCTCTTACATTCTTTTGAGTTTATAGACATCTGAAAGTTTCCTGGGAGTGGGTAACCAGAACTACTGCTTAGTAGACTTAATCAGGCCTCTCTTATTCTGTTGGATAGATCAGAAGAACGTAGGGTGTCTTTTTCACAGAAGTTCTTAATAAACAGAGAATTTCAgttggaaaaggagaaaactggtTCAGTGCCCTTCTTGGTCTGGATGGGTTTCTGGGAAAGTAGCCCCACCACCCAGTTATGGGCATAGAGCCTTATGGAAAGATGCTTTATCTATGTCATGTGACTTCTTTC encodes the following:
- the GEN1 gene encoding LOW QUALITY PROTEIN: flap endonuclease GEN homolog 1 (The sequence of the model RefSeq protein was modified relative to this genomic sequence to represent the inferred CDS: inserted 1 base in 1 codon) codes for the protein MGVTNLWQILEPVRQPVNLSSLKGKTLAVDLSLWVCEAQTVKKMIGVVTKPHLRNLFFRFSFLTSMGIKLVFVTEGEAPKLKADTMSKRNEMRYGPSKKVGAARTGRSLFKGILKECLELLECLGVPWVQAAGEAEAMCAYLNAKGHVDGCITNDGDVFLYGAQTVYRNFAMNAKDPHLDCYTMSSIKEKLGCDRESLIGLAVLLGCDYLPKGIPGVGKEQALKLIETLRGQNLLQRFEQWKEQFQYDNNPALVVKRVTHCSECHHPGSYKEHEHSGCKFCESTRYCKSNDSKYCCPCEWHQLERVKQASAVEDNIRKKANSCEGFPFSEVIQEFLVNKNKVINIKECQRPNLLSFQIFASEKMEWTKHYACKKLLALLTRYDMIQRKSGYIDSKQLQVIRIVKTRVKNGIPCFEIEWQKPEHYVDAEDEPVELFVVTVEEESLFQAAYPDVVALYQVEKSEVLKKKQKNRKDRPKEKELSNVYDEVSDLLSQMNLKSRCGILPVQDSMSDIKTPPEDQIHQRSTESKDLVLAAASCITTVQMPASAATLSLTTSPYSLLQSTLADSSVLPAQFTKNSGISSSSSVTAGLQLSSIDWKETTFSASPACGADARDPAADLTTCIKHSHPLGHETVRNSSEYSDAMQSDQHHSDSADDLVSDDAMGQLQKWSLSERILKTSIPSKPLLSEDVMQLESVKRFKQTKETLNPDKDYVSSSCQLNKLVQESKNVLSENYARESSTHIYQGQYKKADSLAEMMQKDRNISSSTSLALSEQTETLHPGCEMFPVSQKPADVVTGCHIKKACIQTTWKTSCKRSVCQNRCSSSEDSDDGNMNKNLIYEQQKRQLNPGQFKKSFTKKRSNXVTSKRTNSDSALIIKGKKKMTNLKKAGNSFSLQVSPKPSSVGEVNCSPSPEQPFERSGSGPMQQAKSAVLTYAWADSPLPLSERLKGRIEIN